In Nitrobacteraceae bacterium AZCC 1564, the following proteins share a genomic window:
- a CDS encoding 3-oxoacyl-[acyl-carrier-protein] synthase II (product_source=KO:K09458; cath_funfam=3.40.47.10; cog=COG0304; ko=KO:K09458; pfam=PF00109,PF02801; superfamily=53901): protein MTAKRDKFGRPIVVVTGMGVVTSLGAGKSDNWAKLSAGESGIRTITRFPTDGLKTTMAGTVDFLPIEPFSSTVLSERLADVATEEAVAQANIGAKGDFPGPLFLAVAPVELEWPPRQDIGRATGLKSGIDYDALLRVSGNGKFTNLHRRFVFGSVADHLAETFGTKGSPISLSTACASGATAIQLGVEAIRRGETDAALCVGTDGSVNAEALIRFSLLSALSTHNDPPQSAVRPFAKNRDGFVMAEGAGALVLESLESAAARGAKILGVLAGCGELADSFHRTRSSPDGKPIVGCVRNALADAGMEVEQIDYINAHGTGTPENDKMEYLGISTVFGERAKQVPVSSNKSMVGHTLSAAGAVEAVFSLLTLEHQRIPPTINYDVPDPAIPFDVVPNQARDARVTAVMSNSFGFGGQNASLILTGEPI, encoded by the coding sequence ATGACAGCGAAACGCGATAAATTCGGGCGACCCATCGTCGTTGTCACTGGCATGGGCGTCGTTACCTCATTGGGCGCCGGCAAATCCGACAATTGGGCGAAGCTGTCCGCGGGTGAATCCGGCATTCGCACAATCACGCGCTTTCCGACCGATGGCCTGAAGACCACGATGGCTGGCACCGTCGATTTCCTTCCAATCGAGCCCTTCTCGTCGACAGTCCTTTCCGAGCGTTTGGCTGATGTTGCGACCGAAGAGGCCGTCGCACAGGCAAACATTGGCGCAAAGGGAGACTTCCCCGGTCCGTTGTTTCTGGCTGTTGCCCCTGTCGAACTCGAATGGCCTCCGCGCCAGGACATTGGCCGTGCCACTGGATTGAAATCCGGCATCGATTACGACGCATTGCTGCGCGTCAGTGGTAACGGCAAGTTCACAAACTTGCACCGTCGCTTCGTATTTGGCTCAGTCGCTGACCATCTGGCAGAAACGTTCGGCACCAAGGGCTCACCCATTTCGTTGTCTACCGCGTGCGCCTCTGGGGCAACCGCGATTCAACTCGGTGTCGAGGCAATCCGCCGTGGCGAAACAGACGCCGCGCTATGCGTCGGAACGGACGGCTCGGTCAACGCCGAGGCCCTGATCCGCTTTTCGCTGCTGTCTGCCCTCTCCACCCATAATGATCCGCCGCAATCGGCCGTGCGTCCCTTTGCGAAGAATCGCGATGGCTTTGTCATGGCTGAGGGGGCTGGCGCGCTGGTGCTCGAAAGCCTTGAGTCCGCCGCTGCGCGCGGCGCAAAAATTCTCGGCGTTCTGGCGGGGTGCGGCGAACTGGCAGATTCCTTCCACCGCACGCGCTCGAGCCCGGACGGAAAGCCTATTGTGGGTTGCGTGCGCAATGCGCTGGCCGATGCCGGCATGGAAGTCGAACAGATCGATTATATCAACGCCCACGGCACGGGCACGCCCGAGAACGACAAGATGGAGTATCTTGGCATCTCGACCGTGTTCGGTGAGCGCGCCAAGCAGGTGCCCGTCTCCTCCAACAAATCCATGGTGGGCCACACCCTTTCGGCCGCCGGTGCAGTCGAAGCCGTGTTTTCATTGCTAACGCTTGAGCACCAGCGCATCCCTCCCACCATCAATTACGATGTGCCTGATCCGGCAATCCCGTTCGACGTGGTGCCCAACCAGGCACGCGACGCCCGCGTGACGGCCGTAATGTCCAATTCGTTCGGATTCGGCGGCCAGAACGCCTCCCTGATCCTGACCGGCGAGCCGATCTAG
- a CDS encoding putrescine transport system substrate-binding protein (product_source=KO:K11073; cath_funfam=3.40.190.10; cleavage_site_network=SignalP-noTM; cog=COG0687; ko=KO:K11073; pfam=PF13416; superfamily=53850), which yields MAMGIARGLRLIALVAGVLTGFAAQAQQRTVNFYNWSNYIAPGVLDEFTKETGIKVVYDTFDANETLETRLLAGKSGYDVVVPTAYFLQRQIAAHVFQKLDKTKIPNLANAWPEVTKRLAIYDPGNNFAVNYMWGTTGIGYNIKMVRNILGPDAKIESWDIVFKPENLVKFKDCGVQMLDSPDDILPAALNYLGLDPNSTKQADLERAAELVRKIRPYVRKFHSSEYLNALATGEICFVVGWSGDIKQAQTRAAESNNGVEIGYAIPKEGAQMFFDNFAIPADAKNVAEAYDLINYLYRPDVAAKNSDFLSYANGNIASQKLISPKVINDKTIYPDDATFNRLFVITARDPATQRIINRIWTRVKTGR from the coding sequence ATGGCGATGGGGATTGCGAGAGGACTACGCCTCATAGCTTTGGTCGCGGGCGTGCTGACAGGTTTTGCAGCGCAGGCCCAGCAGCGGACCGTCAATTTCTACAATTGGTCGAATTACATTGCGCCGGGCGTCCTTGATGAGTTCACCAAGGAAACCGGCATCAAGGTTGTCTACGATACATTCGATGCCAACGAGACGCTGGAAACGCGGTTGCTTGCCGGCAAGTCCGGTTATGATGTTGTCGTTCCAACAGCCTATTTCCTGCAGCGCCAGATCGCAGCGCATGTTTTCCAGAAGCTGGACAAGACTAAGATTCCCAATCTTGCCAATGCTTGGCCTGAAGTGACCAAGCGGCTCGCGATCTACGATCCGGGAAATAATTTCGCCGTCAACTACATGTGGGGCACCACGGGCATCGGCTATAACATCAAGATGGTTCGCAACATCTTGGGGCCGGACGCGAAGATTGAATCCTGGGACATCGTGTTCAAGCCGGAAAATCTGGTGAAGTTCAAGGATTGCGGAGTCCAGATGTTGGATTCTCCGGACGACATTCTGCCGGCGGCGCTGAACTATCTGGGGCTTGATCCGAATTCGACCAAGCAGGCCGATCTTGAAAGAGCGGCCGAGCTCGTCAGAAAGATACGGCCTTACGTTCGCAAGTTTCACTCGTCGGAATATCTGAACGCGCTGGCCACCGGCGAGATCTGCTTTGTTGTGGGCTGGTCCGGGGACATCAAACAAGCGCAGACACGGGCTGCGGAATCGAACAACGGCGTTGAGATCGGGTATGCGATCCCCAAGGAGGGGGCGCAGATGTTCTTCGACAATTTCGCTATTCCGGCGGATGCGAAGAACGTTGCAGAGGCTTACGACCTCATCAACTATCTCTATCGTCCGGATGTTGCGGCCAAGAATTCCGATTTCTTGTCCTATGCGAATGGCAATATCGCCAGCCAGAAGCTCATCAGTCCAAAAGTCATTAATGACAAGACGATTTATCCGGACGACGCGACGTTTAATCGGCTGTTTGTCATCACAGCGCGCGATCCTGCGACGCAGCGGATCATCAATCGGATATGGACGCGCGTAAAAACCGGCCGCTAA
- a CDS encoding alcohol dehydrogenase (product_source=KO:K00001; cath_funfam=3.40.50.720,3.90.180.10; cog=COG0604; ko=KO:K00001; pfam=PF00107,PF08240; smart=SM00829; superfamily=50129,51735) yields MRALSLVADRELVVTDVPPPPPPGAGEVQIRVKAVALNHIDVWGYRGMAFAKRKLPLVVGAEASGEIASVGEGVTRFKPGQKVVMYGALTCGTCPACKAGRDNLCENVAGIMGFHVDGFARELMNLSERLVIPVPDGVSDRDAACAPIAFSTVQHMLFDNAKLQPGETILVHAGGSGIGTVAIKMAKAIGCTVITTVGDDSKIEGVKALGADYVINYRKDRFEGETRKITKKKGVDVVFEHVGADTFNGSLLSMKRGGRLVTCGSTSGPTTTINLMQLFQQQYRIFGSFGATMRNIADSLDKIAAGMKPVIDTEVPISDVASALKRMESRQVFGKIIVTF; encoded by the coding sequence ATGCGTGCGCTTAGCCTTGTTGCCGACCGCGAGCTGGTGGTCACAGACGTCCCGCCCCCTCCACCACCGGGCGCAGGCGAAGTGCAGATCCGCGTCAAGGCCGTCGCCCTGAACCATATCGACGTATGGGGCTATCGCGGCATGGCCTTCGCAAAGCGCAAGCTGCCGCTTGTCGTTGGCGCGGAAGCCTCAGGCGAGATCGCATCCGTCGGCGAAGGGGTGACGCGCTTCAAACCCGGCCAGAAGGTCGTGATGTACGGCGCCTTGACGTGCGGCACCTGCCCGGCCTGCAAGGCAGGCCGTGACAACCTCTGTGAGAACGTTGCCGGCATCATGGGCTTCCATGTCGACGGGTTTGCCCGCGAACTGATGAATCTGTCGGAGCGGCTTGTTATTCCGGTTCCGGATGGTGTCAGCGACCGCGATGCAGCCTGCGCTCCGATCGCCTTTTCCACCGTCCAGCACATGCTGTTCGACAACGCCAAACTCCAGCCGGGCGAAACCATCCTGGTACACGCCGGCGGCTCGGGCATCGGCACGGTCGCGATCAAGATGGCCAAGGCCATCGGTTGCACGGTCATCACCACGGTCGGCGACGACTCCAAGATCGAAGGCGTGAAGGCGCTCGGCGCCGACTACGTGATCAACTACCGCAAGGACCGTTTCGAAGGCGAAACCCGCAAGATCACCAAGAAGAAAGGCGTCGATGTCGTCTTCGAACACGTCGGTGCGGATACCTTCAATGGCTCTTTGCTGAGCATGAAGCGCGGTGGCCGTCTTGTGACGTGTGGATCAACATCGGGACCGACCACAACGATCAACCTGATGCAGTTGTTTCAGCAGCAGTATCGCATCTTCGGTTCGTTCGGTGCGACCATGCGCAACATTGCGGACAGCCTCGACAAGATCGCCGCAGGTATGAAGCCAGTAATCGATACGGAAGTGCCGATCAGCGACGTCGCATCGGCCCTCAAGCGCATGGAAAGCCGGCAGGTCTTCGGCAAGATCATCGTCACTTTCTAA
- a CDS encoding KDO2-lipid IV(A) lauroyltransferase (product_source=KO:K02517; cog=COG1560; ko=KO:K02517; pfam=PF03279), with protein sequence MQRFLLRAKAGLRDAVKPVTGAIVGGIAVGVLRMTRYFDPQRTADAFASVTRRIGPWLPEHKIGRANLTSAFPEKSPEEIETILKGVWENLGRVAAEFAHIDHIWDLDPENPEKGRIEAAPGTIEKFLKLRDDGKGALIFASHLANWELPALAAPAYGLESAVLFRRPNVAAVDRAIQTIRAVNMGTMIATTHDAPLRLAQALQDGFHVGMLVDQHFGRGVDVTFFGRSAKANPLLARLARQVDVPIHGVRIMRLPNHRFRIEVSDEVVPVRDTEGKVDVQCTTQAITSVIEGWIRETPEQWLWLHRRWR encoded by the coding sequence ATGCAACGCTTCCTCTTACGCGCCAAGGCTGGCCTACGCGACGCCGTGAAGCCCGTGACGGGAGCGATCGTGGGTGGCATCGCTGTGGGCGTATTGCGTATGACGCGTTATTTCGATCCGCAGCGCACAGCGGACGCGTTTGCATCCGTCACGCGCAGGATCGGCCCATGGCTCCCGGAGCATAAGATCGGCCGCGCCAACTTGACTTCGGCATTTCCGGAAAAGTCGCCTGAGGAAATCGAAACTATCCTCAAAGGCGTCTGGGAAAATCTCGGTCGCGTTGCCGCGGAATTCGCGCATATCGACCACATCTGGGACCTCGATCCTGAGAATCCCGAGAAGGGCCGCATCGAGGCTGCTCCGGGCACCATCGAAAAATTTCTGAAGTTGCGCGATGACGGAAAAGGCGCGCTGATCTTCGCAAGTCATCTCGCCAATTGGGAATTGCCGGCCCTTGCCGCGCCTGCCTATGGACTGGAATCGGCGGTGCTATTTCGCCGACCAAACGTCGCCGCTGTCGATCGCGCCATTCAGACTATCCGCGCGGTGAATATGGGCACGATGATCGCAACCACTCATGATGCCCCGTTGCGTCTCGCACAGGCGCTTCAGGACGGCTTTCATGTGGGCATGCTGGTCGATCAGCATTTTGGACGCGGCGTCGATGTGACATTCTTCGGCCGGTCGGCGAAAGCCAATCCCCTGTTGGCCCGCCTCGCCCGTCAAGTTGACGTTCCGATCCACGGTGTACGCATCATGCGGTTGCCGAACCACCGCTTCCGCATCGAGGTCTCTGACGAAGTCGTCCCGGTTCGCGACACTGAGGGCAAGGTGGATGTGCAGTGCACCACCCAGGCGATCACGTCGGTGATCGAAGGTTGGATTCGCGAAACTCCCGAGCAGTGGCTCTGGCTGCATCGCCGCTGGCGCTGA
- a CDS encoding rhodanese-related sulfurtransferase (product_source=COG0607; cath_funfam=3.40.250.10; cog=COG0607; pfam=PF00581; smart=SM00450; superfamily=52821), whose product MSDQAHKVHDLAAADVAKGIAEGRYLLIDVREPNEVAVEAYPDAVVLPLSTFDPSEIPDPQGKTVVFACRSGRRSVTASLAAQEDGKPYDSHLAGGILAWKAAGLPTKTGG is encoded by the coding sequence TTGTCAGACCAGGCTCATAAAGTTCACGATTTGGCGGCGGCGGACGTTGCCAAGGGAATTGCCGAAGGGCGCTATCTGCTGATCGACGTTCGGGAGCCGAACGAAGTTGCGGTCGAAGCCTATCCGGACGCGGTCGTGCTGCCGCTCTCGACGTTTGATCCTTCCGAAATTCCCGATCCACAGGGCAAGACGGTTGTCTTTGCCTGCCGTTCCGGCAGGCGTTCCGTGACAGCGTCGCTCGCTGCGCAAGAGGATGGCAAGCCGTACGACTCGCATCTCGCGGGCGGCATACTGGCTTGGAAGGCCGCCGGTCTGCCGACGAAGACGGGCGGCTGA
- a CDS encoding N-succinyldiaminopimelate aminotransferase (product_source=KO:K14267; cath_funfam=3.40.640.10,3.90.1150.10; cog=COG0436; ko=KO:K14267; pfam=PF00155; superfamily=53383), translating to MNKIFADLPVTIFEAMSQAARDLNAINLGQGFPDDPGPLDIREKAADAVLNGYNQYPSMMGIPELRQAISTHYAHWHGVELDPMTEVMVTSGATEALAGTLLGLIKPGDEVLVFQPMYDSYVPIIRLAGGIPKFLRLEPPHWRLPEEAIRRAITPKTKYVVLNNPLNPAAVVYPREDLEMLARVCQEFDLIAVCDEVWEHVVFDGLQHIPLISIPGMRDRTVKIGSAGKIFALTGWKIGFVCAAPHILRVLAKAHQFLAFTTAPNLQVAVAYGLGKPDDYFFNMRAELARSRDRLSEGLSRIGFPVLKSQGTYFVNVDLAPLGLNETDEAFCKRLVTEHKVATIPVSAFYEEDHVTSVVRFCFSKKDSTIDTALERLSRVLNG from the coding sequence ATGAACAAGATATTCGCGGACCTGCCCGTCACAATCTTCGAGGCCATGTCACAGGCCGCGCGTGACCTCAACGCCATCAATCTCGGCCAGGGATTTCCAGATGATCCCGGGCCGCTCGATATCCGTGAGAAGGCGGCCGATGCCGTTCTGAACGGCTACAATCAGTATCCTTCGATGATGGGGATCCCCGAACTCCGTCAGGCGATTTCGACCCATTATGCGCACTGGCATGGCGTCGAGCTCGATCCCATGACGGAAGTCATGGTCACGTCCGGCGCAACCGAAGCGCTGGCGGGAACGCTGCTTGGCTTGATCAAGCCCGGTGACGAAGTCCTTGTGTTCCAGCCGATGTACGACTCTTACGTGCCGATCATCCGGCTGGCCGGCGGCATCCCGAAATTCCTCCGCCTGGAGCCACCGCACTGGCGGTTGCCGGAAGAGGCGATCCGCCGGGCGATCACGCCGAAGACGAAGTACGTCGTTCTCAACAATCCTCTCAACCCGGCTGCCGTGGTTTATCCGCGCGAAGACCTAGAGATGCTCGCGCGCGTCTGTCAGGAGTTCGACCTGATCGCGGTCTGCGACGAGGTCTGGGAACATGTGGTCTTCGACGGACTGCAGCACATTCCTTTGATTTCAATTCCTGGAATGCGCGATCGCACTGTGAAGATCGGCTCGGCCGGAAAGATCTTCGCACTGACCGGTTGGAAAATTGGCTTTGTCTGCGCCGCGCCACATATCCTGCGCGTGCTGGCGAAGGCCCATCAGTTTCTTGCCTTTACCACGGCGCCAAACCTTCAGGTCGCCGTTGCGTATGGACTTGGAAAACCGGATGATTACTTCTTCAACATGCGTGCAGAGCTGGCGCGCAGTCGCGATCGGTTGAGTGAGGGATTGTCGCGGATCGGTTTCCCTGTCCTGAAATCGCAGGGTACGTATTTCGTTAATGTCGATCTTGCTCCGCTTGGATTGAACGAGACCGACGAAGCCTTCTGTAAGCGCCTTGTTACCGAGCACAAGGTTGCGACGATCCCGGTGTCCGCTTTCTATGAAGAGGATCACGTGACGTCGGTGGTGCGGTTCTGCTTCTCAAAGAAGGACTCAACGATCGATACCGCGCTGGAACGGTTGTCGCGTGTACTGAACGGCTGA
- a CDS encoding KUP system potassium uptake protein (product_source=KO:K03549; cog=COG3158; ko=KO:K03549; pfam=PF02705; tigrfam=TIGR00794; transmembrane_helix_parts=Inside_1_20,TMhelix_21_43,Outside_44_62,TMhelix_63_85,Inside_86_115,TMhelix_116_138,Outside_139_152,TMhelix_153_175,Inside_176_183,TMhelix_184_206,Outside_207_220,TMhelix_221_243,Inside_244_263,TMhelix_264_286,Outside_287_300,TMhelix_301_323,Inside_324_359,TMhelix_360_379,Outside_380_382,TMhelix_383_405,Inside_406_411,TMhelix_412_431,Outside_432_440,TMhelix_441_458,Inside_459_640) produces the protein MTTETSMTADTQAASGHGETHSTASLGALILGSIGVVYGDIGTSPLYAFREAVTAAVTKAEVLEPFAVLGVVSLILWALIIVVTLKYVVILLRADNNGEGGTLALMALAQRALKSSGGVVVTLGIISGALFYGDAVITPALSVLSAIEGMKLATVALDPYVVPLTVIILVALFAVQSRGTARVAAFFGPVMCLWFIIIAVAAVPQILQHPEVLQALNPVYAVSFVIHHGLIGLVTLGAVFLAVTGAEALYADLGHFGKRPIQAAWLCIVLPSLALNYLGQGALVIGNPKAIENPFYLMFPDWALVPMVIFATIATVIASQAVITGAYSLTRQAIQLGLMPRFEITHTSEMHFGQIYIPRVNRLLLIAVLMLVIVFRSSSALASAYGISVTGTMVVTGMMGFVVIWKVWRWHALAAAALILPFLVIDLTFLTANLLKVLDGGWVPLALGSFVMLLMYTWRRGSRLLYEKTHKQEIPLIDLIGMLEKKPPQRVPGTAVFLTSNPDFAPTALMHSLKHYKVLHEKNVILTIETAPTPRVDLSERVRLEEVSEMFSRVVLKFGFMESPNVPRALVIARKLGWQFDIMSTSFFLSRRALKPAAQSGMPRWQDHLFIALSRSANDATDYFQIPTGRVVEVGTQVTI, from the coding sequence ATGACCACCGAGACATCAATGACCGCCGATACGCAGGCGGCAAGCGGCCATGGCGAGACGCATTCGACTGCTTCACTCGGTGCGCTGATTCTCGGCAGCATCGGCGTGGTATATGGGGATATCGGCACCAGCCCGCTTTACGCGTTCCGTGAAGCTGTGACTGCAGCCGTTACGAAGGCTGAAGTCCTTGAACCCTTCGCAGTACTCGGCGTCGTGTCCTTGATCCTATGGGCGCTGATCATCGTTGTGACCCTCAAATATGTGGTGATCTTGCTGCGAGCCGATAACAACGGGGAGGGCGGCACCCTGGCCCTCATGGCGCTGGCCCAACGTGCGCTCAAGTCGAGCGGCGGGGTGGTCGTGACACTTGGCATTATCAGCGGTGCGCTGTTTTACGGCGATGCGGTCATTACACCCGCGCTTTCAGTGCTGTCTGCCATTGAAGGCATGAAGCTGGCGACCGTGGCGCTCGATCCCTACGTCGTGCCGTTGACGGTTATCATTCTCGTCGCGCTGTTCGCTGTTCAGTCGCGCGGAACGGCTCGGGTCGCTGCGTTCTTCGGTCCGGTAATGTGCCTCTGGTTCATCATCATCGCCGTCGCGGCCGTTCCGCAAATTTTGCAGCATCCCGAGGTGCTGCAAGCCCTGAACCCGGTTTATGCGGTGTCGTTCGTCATCCACCATGGCTTGATCGGGCTGGTGACACTGGGCGCCGTCTTTCTGGCGGTCACTGGCGCAGAGGCGCTCTATGCGGACCTTGGCCACTTCGGCAAGCGGCCTATTCAGGCGGCGTGGCTGTGCATAGTCCTGCCGTCGTTGGCACTGAATTATCTCGGCCAGGGCGCGCTCGTCATCGGCAACCCAAAGGCTATCGAGAACCCATTCTATCTGATGTTTCCGGATTGGGCTCTGGTGCCGATGGTGATCTTTGCGACCATCGCAACGGTTATTGCCAGCCAGGCGGTGATCACGGGCGCCTATTCGCTGACTCGTCAGGCGATCCAGCTCGGTTTGATGCCACGGTTTGAAATCACTCACACATCGGAGATGCACTTCGGCCAGATCTATATCCCTCGCGTCAACAGGCTGCTGCTTATCGCGGTGTTGATGCTGGTGATCGTATTTCGTTCCTCCAGCGCGCTGGCGTCTGCCTACGGCATCTCGGTCACCGGGACGATGGTCGTCACGGGGATGATGGGCTTTGTAGTGATCTGGAAAGTTTGGCGATGGCATGCACTCGCGGCCGCCGCTTTGATTTTGCCCTTCCTCGTCATCGATCTGACGTTCTTAACGGCAAACTTGCTGAAAGTTCTTGATGGCGGATGGGTACCGCTCGCCCTCGGCAGTTTTGTTATGCTTTTGATGTATACTTGGCGCCGTGGTAGCCGACTGCTTTACGAAAAGACGCACAAGCAGGAAATTCCCCTGATTGACCTGATCGGGATGCTGGAAAAGAAGCCGCCGCAGCGTGTGCCCGGCACCGCAGTGTTTCTGACAAGCAATCCTGATTTCGCGCCGACCGCACTCATGCATAGTCTGAAGCACTATAAAGTGCTGCATGAGAAGAATGTTATTCTCACTATCGAGACCGCACCGACGCCACGCGTCGATCTATCGGAGCGCGTGCGGCTTGAAGAGGTGAGCGAAATGTTCTCGAGAGTCGTGCTCAAGTTCGGCTTCATGGAATCGCCAAACGTGCCGCGAGCCCTTGTCATTGCTCGCAAGCTGGGCTGGCAGTTTGACATCATGTCGACCTCGTTTTTCCTGTCACGCCGTGCCTTGAAGCCGGCAGCCCAGTCGGGAATGCCGCGCTGGCAAGATCACCTGTTTATTGCTCTGAGCCGGTCCGCTAACGATGCCACCGACTACTTCCAGATCCCGACCGGGCGGGTCGTGGAGGTGGGAACGCAGGTGACAATCTAG